Sequence from the Nasonia vitripennis strain AsymCx chromosome 5, Nvit_psr_1.1, whole genome shotgun sequence genome:
CagtttttcacattttttacaCTTTGATTTCCATCAAAAGCGACCTTAGACGCTGATCGTGAAAAATCGTTCGATCCACAGGTGCTGACGACGACGATGTCGTTATCAAGGCCTTCAATACATTCGACAACGGCAATGGCAAGATCGACGGAGAGAGGTAAGCTTGTACTTCTATTTCATCAACTCTACGTTACATGAAATATTGTAGAGTAAACCTCATGAATCTTTGCTTCGTTCAATCTTCAGATTAAGGCGTATGCTGATGACCTACGGTGAGAAATTCACCGCAAGGGAAGTCAACGACGCCTACGACCACATGTACATCGACGACAAGGGCTACATCGACATCGAGTCCCTGGTCAACATGCTCACCGGCAAGggcgaagacgacgacgattaGACAACTCGCTTATCAATTTTACATTACATCAGCGCTGATCAACATCTCTAAATGattgagtaaaaaaaaacacgaggAAGAAATGAAGGGACAGAGAGCTCTCCATTGATAAATGCCAACGCTAGCCCATCATCACGGCGGAGACTCtctgtatatttattattaatatacacacgaaaaaaaaacacacacttACACGCGTTGttataaatacaatattaTGCACACGCACACTTGTAATGGATTTAAAAcaacgaggaagaaaaaaaaaacaagaacaaGGAAAACACAaaaactctctctctatctctgttTCTTATTGATCCTCGATTTTGCCTCAGCGGCAGGCCCCTCGACTTCTCTCTTACACGCACTTTCTATATCTGTAAatcttcttctctctcattTTTCTGTCTCATCTgtatctctcattctctctttctctctctcactcacgctcactctttttctctttctctctctctctcttattttcACCGCTCATCTTGCGAAAgtctaaatttatttattgctcggcgaaaggagaacgagagcttCTTTTTATTCTAAAGAACAACACGATAAATCGATCTGTAGAATATTTCTTTTTCGTCTCCCGGTTTCTCTCGCGCGACACACGTTTTTTTTATCCGTTGCGTGAAGAGCGAACGCGATGGGCCTGCCGATGGGGAAGATTGCTTTCCTTGACTCCAATATaacttataataatattattgttcatataataaaagtattttgagaaaattcatCACGGATACGAATGATTTTATTTGGGAGTTCACCTACTggtatttttttcgattttaagATTGAATAAGAAGGAATATTTCGAAAGGGAGCTAAAAATATCTGAGTAACTATGGCAACGCCGAACGAGAAGTCCATTCGAGATCATAGGCGCGGGTGAAACGTCTTTGACTCGAGGTATTTGGCGAATTGCCAGGCCAAGCTCACCACTGGGGATATTACGCGATGATTTCATAATATTCAAGCATAGCCGTGATTACTCGAACGCACGATTTGAGATTCGTATAATACaggttgaaaaaaaatgcagGCCAACTGTTCATGAAATTTACGTTTTATTGCATCTATAAATTAATTGCTTTACATTGCTTTAATTGCACAAAACTGGTACAATAAAGTGTACAGTTTTGGAGAACGTGTAATTAAACACTGCCTTATAGTTACGTATATTCGCTAAAAGTATAATAACTTTCGCTCAATTCATGCGATTAAACATTTATAAACTGAATATCACACTGCTCGACGGCCTATatgattttctttgttttatcGATATACAGATATTATACTTTATACACAAACACTCGAAAAGGACTGCATAACATATATTATACGGTAtgaaaaaaatgctaaatacTTTTCAGTTTAAAATCATCGAACCGTTATTTCAAGTATTTTTACtgcttttatttatattctatATTTGTTTATCATAGAGTAGAGGTGCAAATTTTTTCGACAGATACTTTAATCTCGACACGATGCGTGTCTATCCtatattttttgaatattatgGCAGCACGAcaggatattgtttaagtTTATGaagcatttttaaattacatctAAACAAGTATATTCGTAGTGAATTAATAGTGATCATAACTTTTAATCAGTACGTACGTATATATCATGATTCGTCAAGTTTACAATTAATTAAcagaaataatattttacataattattattagcGAAATGATAAATATGCTATCTAATAATCGTATAAGTATCTGGGAAAAATGTTCAACGACATAATCATTATGtctctatattatatactcgcaTTATTATAGGAGGaagattttttcatttacCGACCGTGTGTAAGTATTATATATTGAAACTGTAGTCGATAAGGTAGATCTCTCCCTGCACATGCCTTAAAACTTTATCTACTGAAGGGACAGTATGTAATTCCGTTGTCGAAGGCAACTGATAAATTTACTCTATTTACGTATATAAGTACTTCAAAGAATATTTCAAGGCATGGTATACTACAGCGCAGTTACATTTAGAAAACACTATTTTAATCTGTGAACAATTTCGTCGGTGAGGTGTTTCATGCAGAAGTCATAGATACACATGCGAATTCTTGCACTACATAATTTATATCATATACTCCATACGAACGCTACGTATTAAACGAAAATTCACTATGCTATATTGTCTTTTTTACAATGATTCGTATTGCAGCGAGCTTCTCTGTAGTATCGCTGCACTAATATCCACGTTGTATTTTTCATAGAATTCGATACGTTTTTCGATTGCCGTTAAAGGTATTACGATCTTTTCCGTAAGAGCAAATTAGAGGACattgaaattttgtaattaGTACTTAAATTATTGATAACTTGAATTTCGTTGCAAACTCgaaatttatatgaatatTGCCGAGCTTCACGAGTCTTTGTTCGGTGCAAAATACAACTTTGTCCATTGAATGAGTAAATCGTCGAAGCTGTCACGAGAAATTTCGCGGTGAGAAAACAAATATCACAGTCaatcaataattaaatttccGATCTTCAATCCGTCAAGTTTCCAATCCATCTCTCAATTAAATACAAGCTCagaaatattcataaatatacCATACCgatttctttaaaaatcaatgctCTCATAAGTCGCGCAGCATTTATCATCGCATTAGACACAACTGACTTGAGTTcggaaaaatcgtaaaaaaagaATCCTATACGAAGCAAATAAATCGGATAAAATCGGCTGAATGTCCTTAGGACGACGCGAGTAGCTTAGCGGCTGCGGTGACGTGGTGCTGATGATGATACGGCGCTTCCTGCGCCGCTGCGGCGTAATAATTCGCCTGCTGGTGTTCGCTCGTCGGGGCGGCTAGTTGATGGGGATGTTGGTAGTAAGCCGAGTAAGGCTGACCGATGACACCGGCGTCGCAGCTACGAGGCTCTGTTTTCACCGTCGGCAAACTGCTCGAACCCGCTGCCGACGTGCTACCACCGCTGGAGGATAGAAGAGACGTGTGGCCAAGGTAGACCGGGCGATCCGAGGATGAGGACGACGGATTCGTCGAGGAGGATTTGTTGTCCAGTTGGTGCTGCTGAGGTTGCTGCTGGTGAGGCTGCTGGTGAGGTGGCTGGTGCTGCTGGTGATGATTGCTTTTTAGCTCTGGAATAAAATGgggttatttaaaaatgagtGTCTTTTCTAGAGATACGAAGATAACGAGTCTTTACATCTGGATGTTTAAAAGGACATGtgacttaaaaaaaatttttaattaatttaagaaGAATATTTGATAAGTGCTACTGTGGCTTTTGAATTCtctaaagtaataaaaataccATTTGAAGGCGACGAAGCAGTGGAGGTGCTGTTATCATGTTCCCCGGGGTTTTGCCTGGCGTTGGGTTCTGGCGTTTTTTTGGGTTTGCGCTTGCGCGTCTGTATGCCGTCCTTCCTCATAGCCAGCGGTCGGTTGACCCCGTGAAGCTTGAAGTAAAGACCGCAGGCGTTGCAGACCGGCTCGCCCTCGTTGTTGCGCCTCCAGAGGGTCGTCGTGCGCGTGCCGCAGTTCGTGCAGCACAAGCCCAACCGCCGCGTCGCCGTCTGGAATTCGGAGATCTGTCCCATTTGCTTACGTATACCGACATTTACTGGTGCTCCGATTGCGAGAGGGATTCaagagagatttttttttgcttgaaTCGCTCTCTTTTGTCTCATGCGTTTTGTCAGTGTAAATTTAACATTCGAAAATTCATGATTAGTATCTCAACTTTTAGTGCATaagataattatttaattttattcagaaCTTTAGtttgaacaaatattttctctTCTGATTATATTACAAGTGTTGCTAATTTACGTCATCGTTAGTtgaaattttgttaaaaaagtTACGATTATAGCATCGTTTTGATCAACTTACCAGGCGTTTCGTAGGCTTGATGAGAGGACGATTCATCCCGTTGATTTTGTGGTACAGTCCGCAGGCGTTGCAGAGGTAATGGCCGGTGCCATCGCGTCGCCACAGAGGGGTGGATATGGCTCCGCAATTCACACACTCCCGGCCCTCGCTAAACTGAAAGTCCATGGCTGTGTCTGCAAAAGAACGACCTATTTTCTTACACAAATTCCTCTACGACATTTGCGTACACTAATACGCAGAAAAAGACAGGACTTATTTCATGTACATGACGATTTTTTAAACGTACTGGGTACAACAATCGAGAAACCAGATCAGCGATAGAGAATTTAATTGCTCGGGTCATTTCTAATGATTTACACGTCGAGAGAATTCCTTATGCTCTCGGCGTGTGCGCGCCGCGGTTATCCGACGGTCGGCCGGCGCTATGGCATTGCCGGACCTCGACTTTGTGGATTGTAACTGGTATGGTAATGAGATCGGGATATTGTTGCTGATTATGTTTTTGTCGAATGAAATAAGGGAGAAAAAGCTAATAGAAACGCGAGTTGGAATAGCAGAGACATGTGATCAAATTTAGTTTCTAATTGAATACATTAAAGTTGtggatatatttttagtataatGCTTCCAGTTTGCTAGAATAACGCCGTTGATTTCGCAATGCGACTATGTAGTTGTGCGTAAAGTCATATTTATAAGTGTTTCAACTTGGCCGGTTAACACTTTCATAGATGTCTAGGCGCTGATTAGGAAAATTTACAGTCAACTGAATTACTGGATGTATAAAGATGTCGCGAGTATAAGTGAATGGGTATGATTTCCATAATAGTATGTATAAGAAAACACCTTATTCGACTCCAACACTTGTTTTCATATTTATACTGCTGTAATAAACCACTCGGAAATTACTATTTCGTAAAACTATATAATCGCAAAACTCGAAACGGCAAGAAATTCTTTTTCCACACGAAAACCCCAAAATCACCACAAATCCAGCGTCTACCGTCGGAAAATCCCTCGTCGCGCGCGTTGTTCGCTTGGATTAATCTAAATCGTAACGAAGTCTCGTGAGAACGGCTGAAAAAGATCCAAGCTCGCGTATAAATAGCGCAATAacacagctcgcgcgcgcggctttctaAAGCCAATAAAAGTCCGAAGCGCGAGATAGTAATTTATGTCGCGCGCATGCATATAAGCTCtgcaattaattaaaatattcagtCGCTCTGCGCTACACGTATATAATACTTAATGGCAAAACAAGTGCCATTATTGCAATTTTAATACGCTATATCGCCTGCTCTCCGCGAgagaataatataataatcacgcacacacgcataaTTAATTGTTACGTCTCGCGACGCTATTTATTGGACTTTTATCGAGTCGGCTTGAAAATTAACAGCGGTATTAAGTTATtgcttaaaaattttcaaaggaACTCCcaatatacgtgtatacagaACATGCACGGGCGGTGATGCTGGTACTGCCGTGAAAAAGCCTCGCGGACGATGATCTATGAGGCTCGCAGAGTCGAGTGCTTTCAAGATCGAGGCGCGCCTTTGTGAGGCAGACGCGTCTGCGGTTTATCTCGACGAGGCGCGCCGAGCTGTCCCTAATCTGCGTACACGCAGAGAACGAATTTAAACTTAGATGAGCATCGCTCGATCCGAGCCCTGATGGTGGTGATTTTTATCGGGGGTTCTCGGTAGCTTATTTCGGTGTgtgcgtttctttttttttttagacgaGTGCGATGAGTAACAAATGAATGTGACGGAACGATTCTGGATTGCTTTGGAAATTTTTATTCGAGAAGATCTGAAGTTATGAATAATTTTGCAGTGTGCCATTTTCAATGAGTTATCAATCGGTCTCGGTATTAGCACGAGCACAGAGCTAtacgagtaaaataattaactcCGAAAAGCATCGAAGAATTCTTTCGCAATCAAGTATCATatacaaaaagaagaaataaaatCAAGTCCTGCGCTCTCTCGGATCATTAGCTGGAGAAAAGAATTAATCATCGGGGCGCTTTTTAGATCGCTTAAAAAGCTCAAAACAAACGAGATAAAGTTGTAAATGcgatacatacacacacagcgacGTTCGAAGAAAGCAAATAAAGgtctttttttgaaatataaaagTGCATCATCTCACGAAAGGGATGGCGGCGAGATCGAAAACACGAAGGAGCTGCCGCTGCAGAGATgcagaataaaaaagaaaaggaaagcAGAAGTAGATATATGAGTGAGAAAGGCTGCTGCTTTTGCTGCTGTGGCTGCACGTGATGGCTCGTAATGACGCCAGAAGAGGAGAGAAACACTTGACCAGAGCTTCGACGGGATTTCTCTTCAAAGGGGAGCCGCTATCACTTATCCCCC
This genomic interval carries:
- the LOC100124032 gene encoding GATA-binding factor A isoform X2; translation: MFHGSGSGGYGASSDYQQQSQQAAAVAAAQQQQQQQQQHAQQLQAPVYVPSSRPTIPSSTTAAQYHSFPSSASPAWEKTASWQHGVESYAHHALAGHTGSSTAGMGPHTGHAHPHAAHPHTAHPHSSLAAAAASPFYAQNVAMMSSWRAYDSAGFQRASPYDTAMDFQFSEGRECVNCGAISTPLWRRDGTGHYLCNACGLYHKINGMNRPLIKPTKRLTATRRLGLCCTNCGTRTTTLWRRNNEGEPVCNACGLYFKLHGVNRPLAMRKDGIQTRKRKPKKTPEPNARQNPGEHDNSTSTASSPSNELKSNHHQQHQPPHQQPHQQQPQQHQLDNKSSSTNPSSSSSDRPVYLGHTSLLSSSGGSTSAAGSSSLPTVKTEPRSCDAGVIGQPYSAYYQHPHQLAAPTSEHQQANYYAAAAQEAPYHHQHHVTAAAKLLASS
- the LOC100124032 gene encoding GATA-binding factor A isoform X1 — translated: MFHGSGSGGYGASSDYQQQSQQAAAVAAAQQQQQQQQQHAQQLQAPVYVPSSRPTIPSSTTAAQYHSFPSSASPAWEKTASWQHGVESYAHHALAGHTGSSTAGMGPHTGHAHPHAAHPHTAHPHSSLAAAAASPFYAQNVAMMSSWRAYDSAGFQRASPYDTAMDFQFSEGRECVNCGAISTPLWRRDGTGHYLCNACGLYHKINGMNRPLIKPTKRLISEFQTATRRLGLCCTNCGTRTTTLWRRNNEGEPVCNACGLYFKLHGVNRPLAMRKDGIQTRKRKPKKTPEPNARQNPGEHDNSTSTASSPSNELKSNHHQQHQPPHQQPHQQQPQQHQLDNKSSSTNPSSSSSDRPVYLGHTSLLSSSGGSTSAAGSSSLPTVKTEPRSCDAGVIGQPYSAYYQHPHQLAAPTSEHQQANYYAAAAQEAPYHHQHHVTAAAKLLASS